In Naumovozyma castellii chromosome 1, complete genome, one DNA window encodes the following:
- the NEO1 gene encoding aminophospholipid-translocating P4-type ATPase NEO1 (ancestral locus Anc_7.234): MPFSPSLNPDRQKSNSIGPRNSADSFDLQFEDSFDAVLDNIELNTDTRNQNNTLPNNQNINKASSENKDKLQESFEMKSLNARNGGLGHSRNSSNGDRQPLMHDSASNPDGSPYKYTNVSESALNLHSNNRFSNWITKLKMVGAQKWKKFHTMGSVELDDRHMEREIHPSTTPVYDRNRYPGNEISNAKYNAFTFIPTLLYEQFKFFYNLYFLVVALSQAIPALRIGYLSSYVVPLAFVLTVTMSKEAMDDIQRRRRDNESNSELYHVLNQSKLVPSKDLKVGDLIKISKGDRLPADLVLLQSSEPSGETFIKTDQLDGETDWKLRIAPALTQNLTEPDLMNKVSITASAPEKAIHNFLGKVTYKDTSSNPLSIDNTLWANTVLASTGFCIGCVVYTGRDTRQAMNTTTATVKTGLLELEINSISKILCASVFALSIILVVFAGFHNSDWYLDVMRYLILFSTIIPVSLRVNLDLAKSVYAHQIEHDDTIPETIVRTSTIPEDLGRIEYLLSDKTGTLTQNDMQLKKIHLGTVSYTSETLDIVSDYVDALVNSSNSANPSGKSVPSTSRKDLSARVRDMVVTLAICHNVTPTFEDDELTYQAASPDEIAIVKFTESVGLSLFKRDRHSISLLHGHSGSILTYEILQVFPFNSDSKRMGIIVHDEQKDEYWFMQKGADTVMARIVENNDWLEEETGNMAREGLRTLVVGRKKLSRNIYDQFKKDYDDASLSMVNRDQQMNAVITKYLEYDLELLGLTGVEDKLQNDVKSSIELLRNAGIKIWMLTGDKVETARCVSISAKLISRGQYVHIITKLTKPEGALNQLEYLKVNKGACLLIDGESLGMFLRYYKREFFDVVICLPTVVACRCTPQQKADVALVIREFTGKRVCCIGDGGNDVSMIQCADVGVGIVGKEGKQASLAADFSITEFCHLTELLLWHGRNSYKRSAKLAQFIMHRGLVIAICQAVYSICSKFEPIGLYQGFLMVGYATCYTMAPVFSMTLDHDIEESLTKIYPELYKDLTEGKSLSYKTFFVWCALSLFQGCVIQGCSQVFSSLLEVDFTKMVAIGFTALILNELIMVALEIYTWNKIMVFTEILTFLCYVISVPFLGEYFDLKYMMTLRFYGELLFILLVSVFPVWAAKAIHRRLHPPSYAKVQEFSTV; encoded by the coding sequence ATGCCATTCTCACCATCATTAAATCCAGATAGACAGAAAAGTAATAGCATAGGACCAAGAAATAGTGCTGATTCATTCGACTTACAATTTGAAGACTCATTTGATGCAGTATTGGATAACATAGAACTTAATACAGATACAAGAAATCAGAACAACACTTTACCCAACAATCAAAACATAAATAAAGCTTCATCAGAAAATAAGGATAAGTTACAAGAAAGTTTCGAAATGAAATCCTTGAATGCAAGGAATGGGGGACTTGGGCACTCTCGTAATAGCTCCAATGGAGACAGACAACCATTAATGCATGATAGTGCTTCAAATCCTGACGGAAGTCCGTACAAATATACCAACGTTTCGGAATCGGCACTTAATCTTCATAGTAATAACAGATTTAGTAATTGGATTACAAAGCTAAAAATGGTTGGAGCtcaaaaatggaagaaatttcatacAATGGGATCAGTTGAATTAGATGATCGACATATGGAAAGAGAAATACACCCTAGTACAACACCAGTCTATGATAGAAATAGATACCCTGGTAATGAAATCTCTAACGCAAAATACAATGCCTTTACTTTTATCCCAACGTTATTATACgaacaatttaaatttttctacAACTTGTATTTTCTGGTGGTTGCCTTATCCCAAGCAATCCCTGCATTAAGAATCGGGTATCTATCATCATACGTGGTTCCATTAGCATTTGTCCTTACCGTTACGATGAGTAAGGAAGCTATGGATgatattcaaagaagaagacgtGATAACGAGTCAAATAGTGAACTTTATCACGTATTAAACCAATCCAAATTGGTCCCTAGTaaagatttgaaagttggtgatttaataaaaattagCAAAGGTGATAGACTGCCAGCTGATTTAGTTTTATTACAGTCAAGTGAACCATCGGGTGAAACATTTATAAAGACTGATCAATTAGATGGTGAAACTGATTGGAAATTGAGAATAGCACCAGCCCTTACTCAAAATTTAACTGAACCtgatttaatgaataaagTGAGTATTACTGCATCGGCCCCAGAAAAGGCAATTCATAATTTTTTGGGGAAAGTGACCTATAAGGATACATCTTCGAATCCCTTAAGTATTGATAACACATTATGGGCTAATACTGTTTTAGCATCCACTGGGTTTTGTATTGGTTGCGTTGTGTATACAGGAAGAGATACGAGACAGGCAATGAATACAACAACAGCCACTGTGAAAACTGGTTTATTGGAATTAGAAATTAATAGcatttcaaagattttatGTGCATCTGTTTTCGCATTGTCCATCATATTGGTCGTCTTTGCAGGTTTCCATAATTCAGATTGGTATTTGGATGTAATGAGATATCTAATTCTATTTTCAACGATCATTCCTGTTTCTTTGAGAGTTAACCTTGACTTGGCAAAATCTGTTTACGCACACCAGATTGAACATGATGATACAATTCCAGAGACTATTGTAAGAACGAGTACAATCCCAGAGGATTTAGGACGTATCGAATATTTATTAAGTGATAAGACTGGAACTTTGACCCAAAATGACAtgcaattgaagaaaatccATTTAGGAACCGTTTCTTACACCTCCGAGACCTTAGACATAGTCTCAGATTATGTAGACGCACTAgtgaattcttcaaattcagcTAATCCTTCAGGTAAATCAGTTCCTTCGACATCCAGAAAGGATTTAAGTGCGCGTGTCCGTGACATGGTCGTTACATTGGCTATATGTCATAACGTTACACCtacttttgaagatgatgaattaacTTATCAAGCAGCTTCACCAGATGAGATTGCTATTGTTAAATTTACCGAGTCTGTGGGattatctttatttaaGAGGGATAGACATTCAATCTCCTTGTTACATGGTCATTCTGGATCTATTCTAACCTATGAAATTTTGCAGGTTTTCCCCTTCAATTCAGATAGTAAACGTATGGGTATTATTGTTCATGATGAACAGAAAGATGAATATTGGTTTATGCAAAAAGGTGCTGACACGGTTATGGCCAGAATtgtggaaaataatgattgGTTAGAAGAGGAAACTGGTAATATGGCACGTGAAGGGTTACGTACTTTGGTGGTCGGAAGAAAGAAACTTTCTCGTAATATCTATGATCAATTTAAGAAGGATTATGATGATGCTTCGTTATCTATGGTTAACCGTGATCAACAAATGAACGCTGTTATTACTAAATATTTAGAATATGATCTTGAGTTGTTGGGTTTAACTGGTGTGGAAGATAAATTGCAAAATGATgttaaatcatcaattgaattaCTAAGAAATGCCGGTATTAAGATTTGGATGTTAACAGGTGATAAAGTGGAAACTGCTCGATGTGTTTCTATAAGTGCAAAATTGATTTCAAGAGGACAATATGTGCATATCATTACTAAATTAACAAAACCAGAAGGTGCTTTAAATCAGCTAGAATACTTGAAAGTTAATAAAGGGGCATGTCTTCTAATTGATGGGGAATCGTTAGGTATGTTTCTAAGGTACTATAAAAGGGAATTTTTTGATGTTGTCATTTGCTTACCAACAGTCGTTGCATGTCGTTGTACACCACAGCAGAAGGCGGATGTTGCCTTAGTTATTCGTGAATTTACAGGTAAGAGAGTATGTTGTATTGGTGATGGTGGTAATGATGTCAGTATGATTCAATGCGCTGATGTTGGTGTTGGTATTGTTGGTAAAGAAGGGAAACAGGCGTCATTAGCTGCAGATTTTTCCATTACAGAATTTTGTCATCTAacagaattattattatggCATGGTAGGAATTCTTATAAGAGGTCTGCCAAACTTGCTCAATTTATCATGCATAGAGGTTTAGTTATTGCAATTTGTCAAGCTGTTTATTCGATATGTTCCAAATTCGAACCTATTGGATTATATCAAGGGTTTTTAATGGTTGGGTATGCCACTTGTTATACGATGGCACCTGTGTTTTCCATGACATTAGATcatgatattgaagaatcaTTGACAAAGATTTATCCTGAGTTATATAAGGACCTTACTGAGGGGAAAAGTCTTTCATACAAGACTTTTTTCGTTTGGTGCGCCCTATCATTATTCCAAGGTTGTGTCATTCAAGGATGTTCTCAAGTCTTTTCCAGTTTATTAGAGGTTGATTTTACTAAGATGGTGGCCATTGGATTTACTGCATTAATcttaaatgaattaatcATGGTTGCCTTAGAAATTTATACGTGGAATAAGATTATGGTTTTCACTGAGATATTAACATTCTTATGTTATGTTATCTCTGTTCCCTTCCTTGgggaatattttgatttaaaatatatgatGACATTAAGATTTTATggtgaattattatttattctcTTAGTTTCTGTTTTCCCCGTTTGGGCAGCCAAGGCCATTCATAGAAGATTGCATCCACCTAGTTATGCCAAAGTGCA
- the DFG10 gene encoding putative polyprenol reductase (ancestral locus Anc_7.235), with amino-acid sequence MSTDTILNLLVIGYRSSFFLGLLSLAIAKFYLPDFLQYGKTLNTAQSGDVMTLWDKIIHFTVPKSYFSHFYYLSAILSVSTLYVYPKYPVVWLLAFHSLRRLYETLFVCKYTSKSRMNWSHYVVGIWFYTVLHLILNICLYFERISPTINISALFILILASWDQYKNHRVLAHLRKYSLPTQRLFKIVCCPHYLDEMIIYSTFLSYNAEFIWPLIWVVVSLSISAIETKNFYKSKFVEENVPDYSIIPYIL; translated from the coding sequence ATGAGCACAGACACTATACTGAATCTTCTTGTAATAGGATACAGAAGTTCATTTTTCCTAGGTTTATTGTCTCTGGCAATTGCTAAATTTTACTTGCCTGATTTCCTTCAATATGGGAAAACTTTGAACACAGCCCAAAGTGGGGATGTTATGACCCTTTGGGacaaaataattcattttaCTGTTCCAAAATCATATTTCTCccatttttattatctCTCCGCCATATTGTCTGTATCAACATTATACGTCTATCCAAAATACCCGGTTGTATGGCTTTTGGCGTTCCATTCATTGAGAAGGCTCTATGAAACGCTTTTCGTATGTAAATATACGTCAAAATCAAGAATGAACTGGTCTCATTATGTTGTAGGAATTTGGTTCTACACTGTTCTCCATTTGATACTTAACATTTGTTTATACTTTGAGAGAATTTCACCTACGATCAACATCTCAGCTcttttcattcttatttTAGCATCGTGGGATCAATATAAAAATCATCGAGTACTTGCTCACCTAcgaaaatattcattacCAACACAACGATTGTTCAAAATCGTGTGTTGTCCTCATTACCTCGATGAAATGATAATATATAGCACATTCTTATCATATAACGCAGAATTTATCTGGCCATTAATATGGGTGGTTGTAAGTCTATCAATTTCCGCCATTGaaacaaagaatttttaTAAGAGTAAATTCGTTGAGGAAAATGTGCCAGATTATTCAATTATACCGTATATACTGTAA
- the NCAS0A13470 gene encoding cytosine permease (ancestral locus Anc_7.236) encodes MRLTRRVSVPGPSRDIDLERNTDLERETGYEMNSFGEKASSADIKVIPGVPDYDEYESIQEPETYMEETKLSFFNRFVASLNAETKGVEPVTDEEKTDDSIINAASMWFSANLVIASYALGGLGPIVFNLNFGTSVLVIIFFNILGLLSIAFFSVFGAEFGLRQMILSRYLLGNITARIFAIINIIACVGWGVVNTVASSQLLNMVNTPNNCPLWAGCLIIVGCTVLVTFFGYNVIHAYEKWSWVPNFAVFLVIIARLKMSGAFTGGEWTSGPTTAGNVLSFGGAVFGFAAGWTTYAADYTVYMPRSTNKYTIFFSLTAGLSLPLFFTMILGAASAMGAVNNPDWMNYYKSNGMGGVTYAILVPDSLHGFGQFCCVLLAMSTVANNIPNMYTIALSVQALYQPFSKVPRVAWTMAGNAFTLGISIAACYYFQGFMENFMNSIGYYLAIYIAISLSEHFIYRKGFQGYNVEDWNTWSKLPIGIAGTSALIVGAFGVALGMSQSYWVGEIGKLIGDHGGDIGFELGASWAFIVYNVLRPLEIKYTGR; translated from the coding sequence ATGAGATTAACACGTAGGGTTTCGGTTCCCGGGCCTAGCAGAGATATTGATCTCGAAAGAAACACAGATTTAGAAAGAGAAACAGGATACGAAATGAACTCATTTGGTGAAAAGGCATCAAGTGCCGACATTAAAGTGATCCCTGGTGTGCCAGATTATGACGAATATGAATCTATTCAAGAACCAGAAACTTACATggaagaaacaaaattatcATTCTTTAATCGTTTCGTTGCTTCTTTAAATGCGGAGACGAAGGGGGTTGAACCTGTCACTGATGAAGAGAAGACTGATGATTCTATTATAAATGCTGCATCAATGTGGTTCTCTGCTAATCTAGTCATTGCCTCTTATGCATTGGGTGGATTAGGTCCcattgttttcaatttgaactTTGGTACATCTGTATTAGttatcatattctttaacATATTAGGGTTACTATCAATTGCATTCTTTTCAGTATTCGGAGCTGAGTTTGGACTAAGACAAATGATTCTTAGTCGATATTTACTAGGAAATATTACAGCAAGGATATTTGCCATCATTAACATTATTGCATGTGTGGGTTGGGGGGTCGTTAACACAGTGGCTTCATcccaattattaaatatggTGAATACACCCAATAATTGTCCTCTGTGGGCTGGTTGTTTGATTATTGTCGGATGTACAGTTTTGGTTACTTTCTTTGGCTATAACGTTATCCATGCTTATGAAAAATGGTCATGGGTACCGAATTTTGCCGTTTTCTTAGTTATTATAGCACGTTTGAAGATGTCAGGTGCCTTTACAGGTGGTGAATGGACGTCTGGCCCAACTACAGCAGGAAATGTCTTATCTTTTGGTGGTGCAGTGTTTGGGTTTGCAGCTGGTTGGACTACATATGCAGCAGACTATACGGTTTATATGCCTAGATCTACCAACAAGTataccattttcttttcattaacagCTGGATTGTCTCTTCCTCTATTTTTCACAATGATCCTAGGAGCAGCATCCGCCATGGGTGCCGTCAATAACCCAGATTGGATGAACTATTATAAGTCGAATGGTATGGGAGGTGTTACTTATGCCATCTTGGTTCCAGATTCATTACATGGATTTGGTCAATTTTGCTGTGTGTTATTAGCAATGTCTACTGTGGCTAACAATATCCCAAATATGTACACTATTGCACTATCTGTCCAGGCGTTGTATCAACCATTCTCAAAAGTTCCTAGAGTGGCTTGGACCATGGCCGGAAATGCATTCACTTTAGGTATTTCAATTGCTGCCTGTTATTATTTCCAAGGGTTTATGGAGAATTTCATGAACTCTATCGGTTACTACTTGGCCATTTACATTGCTATTTCTCTTTCTGAACATTTTATATATAGAAAGGGTTTCCAAGGATACAACGTTGAGGATTGGAACACTTGGTCAAAATTACCAATCGGTATCGCAGGTACCTCAGCTTTGATTGTAGGTGCGTTTGGTGTAGCACTTGGAATGTCACAATCATATTGGGTTGGTGAAATTGGTAAATTAATTGGCGATCACGGTGGTGATATTGGGTTTGAATTAGGTGCTAGTTGGGCATTCATTGTATACAACGTTCTAAGACCGTtagaaattaaatatacAGGTCGTTAA
- the NCAS0A13480 gene encoding PHO85 cyclin family protein (ancestral locus Anc_7.240) — protein sequence MQDNTLPLSSSGGMTPKTTVSTTTTPINIPNPQQHENDTNRVKQRNSASLVSSDVGDTTLHSFTEDQTNIISDKIINSYQSTSSIPNDPTADNNNKFSSSFNSNDNNVISPQLPTKESAASNNTSSVLPKESSYRQTTPITSNSEIVRPTLNQNEYIDIFGNDRTKRNDTYWEDNKEQDANISRTEPSPQLSNSKDTTPSNQMDTIDSETNMANKTTEDDNESINIAEFPTNKLLEMLTALLDKIVKSNDKLNVSSSNSESIDDILRSEDNSNNAYVGSILAFRGKHVPQISLHQYFQRIQKYCPTTNDVFLSLLVYFDRISKRCNNSVTSQGDSPTNKSQLFVMDSYNIHRLIIAGVTVCTKFFSDFFYSNSRYARVGGVSLQELNHLELQFLVLCDFELMIPTEELQRYADLLSRFWSTQPLPEEEDTKVLQDSGSNDTTINNNKS from the coding sequence ATGCAAGATAACACCTTACCATTATCATCGTCCGGTGGTATGACCCCGAAAACAACGGTGTCTACTACCACTACCCCAATAAATATACCTAATCCACAACAACATGAGAATGACACCAATAGGGTCAAACAACGGAATTCGGCGTCTCTGGTATCGTCAGACGTCGGCGATACCACTCTTCATTCTTTTACAGAGGATCAGACAAATATAATATCtgataaaattattaattcatATCAGAGTACGTCCTCTATTCCTAATGATCCGACAGCggacaacaacaataaattCTCTTCGTCATTCAATAGCAACGATAATAATGTCATATCGCCTCAACTTCCAACGAAGGAATCGGCGGCAAGTAATAATACATCTTCTGTATTGCCGAAAGAATCTTCGTATCGACAAACAACCCCAATTACTTCGAATAGTGAAATTGTACGACCCACTTTGAAccaaaatgaatatattgatatatttggaaatgATAGAACAAAGAGAAATGATACATATTGGgaagataataaagaacaagatgCCAACATAAGTAGAACGGAACCATCGCCACAATTAAGTAACTCCAAGGACACTACCCCATCTAATCAAATGGACACCATAGATTCAGAAACTAACATGGCTAATAAAACAACAGaggatgataatgaatctATTAACATTGCAGAGTTCCCAACTAacaaattattggaaatgTTAACAGCATTATTGGATAAAATTGTTAAatcaaatgataaattgaacGTTTCCTCCTCCAACAGTGAATCCATTGATGACATACTACGTTCAGAGGATAATAGCAACAATGCATATGTCGGATCTATTTTAGCATTTAGAGGTAAACATGTCCCACAAATTTCATTAcatcaatatttccaaagaattcaaaaatacTGCCCCACCACAAATGATGTTTTCTTATCTTTACTAGTGTATTTTGACAGAATATCTAAACGATGCAATAATAGCGTAACTTCCCAAGGTGATTCTCCTACTAACAAATCACAACTTTTTGTTATGGATTCGTATAATATTCATCGTTTGATCATTGCCGGTGTGACAGTATGCacaaaatttttcagtgaTTTTTTCTATAGTAATTCAAGATATGCGAGAGTAGGTGGTGTTTCACTTCAAGAACTAAACCATTTGGaacttcaatttcttgtattATGTGATTTCGAATTGATGATTCCAACAgaagaattacaaagatATGCAGATCTACTGTCTAGGTTCTGGAGTACTCAACCACTCccagaggaagaagatacGAAGGTCCTGCAAGATTCTGGATCAAATGACACCACCAtcaacaataacaaaagCTGA
- the MMF1 gene encoding isoleucine biosynthesis protein MMF1 (ancestral locus Anc_7.238), with protein MFLRNTILRSRQPIVRSLTTLTPVSTKLAPPAAASYSQAMKANNFVYVSGQIPYTPENKPVEGTISDKAEQVFQNIKNILKESGSSMDKIVKVNVFLADINNFKEFNGVYAKYFNVHKPARSCVAVKDLPLNVDLEVEVIAVEKVNNE; from the coding sequence ATGTTTTTGAGAAATACTATACTAAGATCCCGTCAACCAATTGTCAGATCATTGACCACTTTGACCCCCGTCAGCACCAAGTTGGCTCCACCAGCCGCCGCTTCCTATTCTCAGGCAATGAAGGCAAACAATTTCGTCTACGTCTCTGGTCAAATCCCATACACTCCTGAGAATAAACCGGTCGAGGGGACCATTTCCGATAAGGCGGAACAagttttccaaaatattaaaaatatattgaaggAAAGTGGATCCTCCATGGATAAGATCGTTAAAGTTAATGTGTTTTTAGCTGAcattaacaatttcaaGGAATTTAATGGAGTTTATgctaaatatttcaatgtCCATAAGCCTGCTAGATCTTGTGTCGCCGTTAAGGATTTGCCATTGAATGTTGATTTGGAAGTGGAAGTTATAGCCGTGGAAAAGGTCAATAATGAGTGA
- the RPL34B gene encoding 60S ribosomal protein eL34 (ancestral locus Anc_7.237), which translates to MAQRVTFRRRNPYNTKSNKIKVVKTPGGILRAQHVKKQASRPKCGDCGIPLPGVAALRPRQYASISKTSKTVSRVYGGSRCSNCVKERIVRAFLIEEQKIVKKVVKEQTEAAKKAEKKDSKKKN; encoded by the exons ATGGCTCAACGTGTTACtttcagaagaagaaatccaT ACAACACCAAATCTAACAAGATCAAGGTTGTTAAGACCCCAGGTGGTATCTTGCGTGCTCAACACGTCAAGAAGCAAGCTTCTAGACCAAAGTGTGGTGACTGTGGTATTCCATTACCAGGTGTTGCTGCTTTGAGACCAAGACAATATGCTTCCATCTCTAAGACCAGTAAGACTGTTTCCAGAGTTTACGGTGGTTCCAGATGTTCTAACTGTGTCAAGGAAAGAATCGTCAGAGCTTTCTTgattgaagaacaaaagattGTTAAGAAGGTTGTTAAGGAACAAACTGAAGCTGCTAAGAAGGCTGAAAAGAAGGATtctaagaagaagaattaa
- the GPP1 gene encoding glycerol-1-phosphatase RHR2 (ancestral locus Anc_7.243), with amino-acid sequence MNNPIALRVNAALFDVDGTIIISQPALAAFWKHFGEDKPYFDADLVTHATHGWRTYDAIEKFAPDWADREYVTQLEGEIPTKFGQHALEVPGAVKLCNEFNKLPKERWAVATSGTFEMASKWFELLKIERPTNFITANDVERGKPHPDPYLKGRNGLGFPINATNPSKSKVVVFEDAPAGIESGKAAGCKIVGVATTFDEEFLKEKGCDLIVSNHESIKLNGYYPETDEIELVFHDYLFAKDDLLEW; translated from the coding sequence ATGAACAACCCTATCGCCTTAAGGGTAAATGCTGCCCTCTTCGATGTTGATGGAACAATAATCATCTCACAACCTGCACTAGCAGCGTTTTGGAAACACTTCGGCGAAGATAAACCTTACTTTGATGCAGATTTGGTAACTCATGCCACTCATGGTTGGAGAACATATGATGCCATTGAGAAGTTTGCACCTGACTGGGCTGATAGAGAGTATGTAACTCAATTGGAAGGTGAAATTCCCACGAAATTCGGCCAGCATGCCTTGGAGGTGCCTGGTGCTGTGAAACTCTGtaatgaattcaataaattacCCAAAGAAAGGTGGGCGGTTGCTACTTCTGGTACTTTTGAGATGGCTTCTAAATGGTTTGAATTGTTAAAAATTGAGAGACCTACTAATTTTATCACGGCAAATGATGTGGAGAGAGGGAAGCCCCACCCCGATCCCTATTTGAAGGGAAGAAATGGTCTCGGTTTTCCAATTAATGCTACAAATCCATCCAAATCGAAAGTTGTTGTATTTGAGGATGCTCCTGCTGGAATTGAATCTGGGAAAGCAGCAGGTTGTAAGATTGTTGGGGTGGCAACTACGTTTGACGAAGAGTTTTTGAAGGAGAAGGGTTGTGATTTAATTGTTAGTAATCATGAATCTATCAAATTAAATGGTTATTATCCAGAAACGGATGAAATCGAATTAGTATTCCACGATTATTTATTTGCCAAGgatgatttattagaaTGGTGA
- the THO1 gene encoding Tho1p (ancestral locus Anc_7.244): MTEYSKLTVAQLKELLTQRSLPLEGLKKDLVERLVKNDAEATSSVGETTATPAEATVAESTEQSEAAAEPSVETAAPAPAVTAPVEPATNAAPVTAATETKEGEPTKPEEKEEKKPLTQEEMKTMALELLNKKIHRAKKFAAEQSSIDELERMITRIEKFGLDLNSTLAVELGLAPKPKAKTGGRNKSKGNNTNNNNTNSDGKNRVRKGRMNNNRGNNNRRR, translated from the coding sequence ATGACAGAATATAGCAAATTAACAGTGgctcaattgaaagagtTATTGACTCAGAGATCTCTCCCATTAGAAggattgaagaaagatcTAGTAGAGAGATTAGTTAAAAACGACGCTGAGGCTACGTCCTCTGTAGGGGAAACTACTGCTACTCCTGCTGAAGCTACTGTAGCTGAAAGTACTGAACAATCTGAAGCAGCAGCTGAACCATCAGTAGAAACCGCGGCACCAGCTCCTGCCGTTACTGCCCCAGTAGAACCAGCTACTAATGCCGCTCCAGTAACTGCTGCCACTGAAACAAAGGAAGGAGAACCAACAAAACCggaagaaaaagaagaaaagaaaccTCTAACgcaagaagaaatgaaaaCTATGGCCCTTGAactattaaataaaaaaatacatCGTGCTAAGAAATTCGCTGCTGAGCAATCGTCTATAgatgaattagaaagaATGATTACTCgtattgaaaaatttggtttAGATTTAAATTCTACGCTCGCCGTGGAATTAGGCTTAGCTCCTAAGCCAAAGGCTAAGACTGGTGGCAGAAACAAGAGTAAAGGAAACAATactaataacaataataccaaTAGTGACGGGAAGAATAGAGTTAGAAAGGGGAGAATGAATAATAACCGTGGTAACAATAACAGGAGGAGATGA